A portion of the Staphylococcus felis genome contains these proteins:
- a CDS encoding aldehyde dehydrogenase → MNEYQTLFNQSQTYFKSQETKSIKFRKKQLKLLAKTIKQHQAELIDALNQDLGKSDVEAYATEIGFVLHSIKQARQKVSKWAKKKAVDTPFFLFPAKSFMIKEPLGTVLIVGPFNYPFQLIFEPLIGAIAAGNTAILKPSELTPHVSDVIEKMIHNTFPSHYISVVQGDAEVLQSLLALPFDHIFFTGSQRVGQIVYEAASKHLTPVTLELGGKSPTIIDKTANLKVASERICFGKFLNAGQTCVAPDYILIDESVREDFIKSLQNTIIEFYGKNPQMSEDLGRIVNTKHFKRLENLLLNHKSQIVHGGQTDPQTRYIAPTIIDCVKSTDLIMQDEIFGPLLPIMSYQQLDEAIDYIHSQPKPLSLYLFSEDENVSNRVINELSFGSGAINDTILQLANPHLPFGGVGQSGIGRYHGRYSFDTFTHEKPYIFKTTKLESALLFPPYKGKLKYIKQIFKH, encoded by the coding sequence ATGAACGAATACCAAACATTGTTTAATCAATCTCAAACATACTTCAAATCTCAAGAAACGAAATCAATCAAATTTCGTAAAAAGCAACTAAAACTACTAGCCAAAACAATCAAACAACATCAAGCTGAGTTGATAGACGCTTTAAATCAAGATCTTGGAAAAAGTGATGTTGAAGCATATGCAACAGAAATCGGCTTTGTGCTTCACAGCATTAAACAAGCTAGACAAAAAGTATCAAAGTGGGCTAAAAAGAAAGCTGTTGATACCCCTTTTTTCTTATTTCCTGCTAAAAGCTTTATGATTAAAGAACCTTTAGGCACCGTTTTAATAGTAGGACCCTTTAATTATCCATTTCAACTCATTTTTGAACCTTTAATTGGTGCAATTGCTGCTGGAAACACTGCCATACTTAAACCTTCTGAACTCACACCACACGTGAGTGACGTCATTGAAAAAATGATTCATAACACGTTTCCTAGCCATTATATTTCAGTAGTACAAGGTGATGCAGAAGTCTTACAATCTTTACTTGCTTTGCCATTTGATCATATTTTCTTTACAGGAAGTCAAAGAGTGGGCCAGATTGTATATGAAGCAGCGTCAAAACATCTAACTCCTGTGACTTTAGAGTTAGGCGGAAAATCTCCTACCATTATTGATAAAACTGCAAATTTAAAAGTCGCAAGTGAACGTATTTGTTTTGGAAAATTTTTAAATGCTGGGCAAACTTGCGTCGCTCCAGACTATATTTTAATTGATGAAAGTGTACGCGAAGATTTTATTAAATCTCTTCAAAATACAATTATCGAATTTTATGGGAAGAATCCTCAAATGAGCGAGGATTTAGGAAGAATTGTAAATACTAAACATTTTAAACGGTTAGAAAACCTTTTACTTAATCATAAATCTCAAATAGTACATGGTGGGCAAACTGACCCACAAACTCGATACATCGCACCTACTATTATCGATTGTGTCAAATCTACAGACTTGATTATGCAAGATGAAATTTTTGGACCTTTATTACCTATTATGTCTTATCAACAACTAGATGAGGCCATCGATTATATTCACAGTCAACCCAAACCATTATCTTTATATTTGTTTAGCGAAGACGAAAATGTATCAAATCGTGTTATAAATGAATTGTCATTCGGTAGTGGTGCAATTAATGACACTATCCTCCAACTCGCAAACCCTCATTTGCCTTTTGGTGGTGTTGGACAGTCCGGTATAGGTCGTTATCATGGAAGATATTCGTTTGATACTTTTACACATGAGAAGCCGTATATTTTTAAAACGACAAAGCTTGAATCGGCACTCTTATTCCCACCCTATAAAGGAAAACTTAAATATATCAAACAAATATTTAAACATTAG
- a CDS encoding lactonase family protein, with the protein MTKGFIGSYTKKDGKGIYQFNLDEDKGVIETLETGYEINASTYLAQYEDMLIAITKNDERAGLATFKINDEGVLEKTGEALESFKGSGCYVSVSPDGQYVFEAVYGDGIARIYELDAQNHQIKKLIKEVYHEYDHGPNVDRQEQSHVHYMDVTPEQKYVVAVDLGADLLVTYHYGKKGLEVAHRTSLEPGDGPRHIEYHQNGQYAYVVNELSNTVVVMAYEDGRFNAIERHLTIPEDFLHPTKLAAVHLSKDQKYLYISNRGHDSIAIFKVLDNGRHLELVDIVSTQGEFPRDFNISESDRYLVVAHQEGDSRVSVFERDIENGTLTLRDQSQVAPEGVCVQFIK; encoded by the coding sequence ATGACAAAAGGATTTATTGGTTCTTATACTAAAAAAGATGGGAAGGGGATTTATCAATTCAATTTAGATGAAGATAAAGGCGTTATCGAAACGTTAGAGACGGGATATGAGATTAATGCTTCTACATATCTAGCACAGTATGAGGATATGTTAATTGCAATTACCAAAAATGATGAACGTGCTGGTTTAGCTACATTTAAAATAAATGATGAAGGTGTTCTTGAAAAAACTGGAGAAGCTTTAGAGTCTTTTAAAGGGTCTGGATGTTACGTTTCAGTATCGCCAGATGGTCAGTACGTATTTGAAGCGGTATATGGAGATGGTATTGCGCGTATTTACGAATTAGATGCGCAAAATCATCAGATTAAAAAGCTCATTAAAGAAGTGTATCATGAGTATGATCATGGTCCAAATGTAGATAGACAAGAACAATCGCATGTTCATTATATGGATGTAACACCCGAACAAAAGTACGTTGTCGCTGTTGATTTAGGAGCAGATTTATTAGTCACTTATCATTATGGTAAAAAAGGGTTAGAAGTTGCACACCGTACATCGTTAGAGCCAGGCGATGGTCCTAGACATATTGAATATCACCAAAATGGTCAATATGCATACGTTGTAAATGAACTTTCCAACACAGTAGTTGTAATGGCCTATGAAGATGGACGATTCAATGCGATTGAAAGACATTTAACAATACCTGAAGATTTTTTACATCCTACAAAGTTAGCTGCTGTACATTTATCAAAAGATCAAAAATATTTATATATAAGTAATCGTGGCCATGATAGTATTGCCATATTTAAGGTATTAGATAATGGGCGTCATTTAGAACTTGTGGATATAGTATCAACACAAGGGGAATTTCCACGGGACTTCAATATTAGTGAATCGGATCGATATTTAGTCGTTGCGCATCAAGAGGGGGATTCAAGAGTGTCAGTTTTTGAACGTGATATCGAAAATGGCACACTGACGTTAAGAGACCAATCACAAGTTGCACCTGAAGGCGTGTGCGTTCAATTTATAAAATAA
- a CDS encoding C45 family autoproteolytic acyltransferase/hydolase, whose amino-acid sequence MQYVTSDILTFRGNHYDYGVTVGKWLQQTQMLKNRAREWKKRIPRFDIDISETHTIFQQFAPSIWEEIRGIQEVLNIPTRQAILNFAHYRFTDLPDSGCTVYVGDNYLVRNYDYHPATYDGRYQLFQPNDGGYAQIGPMSRTTGRMDGMNEHGLVMAYNFMHRKKPANGFVCYMIGRLVLELCKDVAEAIQFLQTVPHRSSFSYILKDKSNNHAIVEVTPRGTKVRYDTTCTNHFKLLTHENRNYTQESKTRLEHLESSLANKTLNRSDVFKLFNDPSYQIYSKLFKSWSGTIHTSMYDAHTLTAWIALGENQDPIRIHFKDWLLGAPLEHSQFSGYIDTSISFASH is encoded by the coding sequence ATGCAATACGTTACTTCAGATATACTTACCTTTAGAGGTAACCATTATGATTACGGCGTGACTGTCGGAAAATGGCTACAACAAACTCAAATGCTTAAAAATAGAGCACGCGAATGGAAAAAGCGTATACCTCGATTCGATATCGACATTTCTGAGACACACACCATATTTCAACAATTTGCTCCATCCATATGGGAAGAAATACGAGGGATACAAGAGGTACTAAACATCCCCACTCGTCAAGCTATTCTTAATTTTGCGCATTACCGCTTTACTGATTTGCCAGACAGCGGATGCACTGTGTATGTAGGTGATAATTATCTCGTACGTAATTATGACTATCATCCTGCTACTTATGATGGTCGTTATCAACTGTTCCAACCAAATGACGGAGGGTATGCACAAATTGGACCAATGTCTCGAACGACAGGGCGGATGGATGGTATGAATGAACATGGTTTAGTGATGGCTTATAATTTTATGCATCGAAAAAAACCTGCAAATGGCTTTGTTTGTTATATGATTGGCCGTCTTGTATTAGAATTATGCAAAGATGTTGCAGAAGCGATACAATTTTTACAAACTGTGCCTCACAGAAGTTCATTTAGCTATATTTTAAAAGATAAATCAAACAATCACGCTATTGTTGAAGTAACACCTCGAGGTACTAAGGTTCGATATGATACAACTTGTACGAATCATTTTAAACTGCTTACGCATGAAAATAGAAATTATACCCAAGAATCGAAAACACGTTTAGAACATTTAGAATCATCACTTGCTAATAAAACACTCAATCGTTCTGACGTTTTTAAGCTTTTTAATGACCCTAGTTATCAGATTTACAGTAAATTATTTAAAAGTTGGAGTGGTACCATCCACACATCTATGTATGATGCTCATACTCTGACAGCTTGGATAGCATTAGGTGAAAATCAAGACCCTATTCGTATCCATTTTAAAGATTGGTTATTAGGCGCACCATTAGAACACTCACAATTTTCGGGTTATATCGATACTTCAATTAGCTTCGCATCACATTAA
- a CDS encoding DUF4097 family beta strand repeat-containing protein: MKKLFLFGLSLFIVTFILGMVTWFGFEKNNNKVKTIEKQYDINKINRLIVNSDTADIKVTKGNTFKLVYKGKNKLNISNVDQTLQIAEMSATSKKMVDVNPFANHHGTLKIEIPSTKLKELKLTSNVSNIEVNHINSVNATLWNEKHGEINIDDSQFKSTQISGYETFVKANNSSLTDSEVNIEKGAIDINSTQVNNSVFKVVEGMINLKNMPAECVLKASIKNGDILLHYKAQPHNMMLKLNPENGRSIIKNKNIQNGKNGDGRHKIELYTTNGDIKVE, from the coding sequence ATGAAAAAATTATTTCTGTTCGGTTTAAGCCTTTTTATCGTTACTTTTATTTTAGGCATGGTCACATGGTTTGGATTTGAAAAAAATAATAATAAAGTCAAAACAATTGAAAAGCAATATGATATAAACAAAATAAATAGACTTATTGTTAATAGCGATACAGCTGATATTAAAGTGACGAAAGGCAATACATTTAAGCTTGTCTACAAAGGAAAAAACAAACTAAATATATCGAATGTGGATCAGACATTACAAATTGCTGAAATGTCTGCAACTTCTAAAAAAATGGTCGATGTCAATCCTTTTGCCAATCATCATGGTACTTTAAAAATTGAAATTCCATCTACTAAACTCAAAGAATTAAAGTTAACTTCGAATGTATCTAACATTGAAGTGAATCATATTAATAGTGTTAATGCCACATTATGGAATGAAAAGCATGGTGAAATAAATATTGATGATAGTCAGTTTAAAAGCACGCAAATAAGCGGATATGAAACCTTTGTTAAAGCGAATAATAGTTCTTTAACAGATAGTGAAGTTAATATAGAAAAAGGCGCCATCGATATTAATAGCACACAAGTAAACAATAGTGTATTTAAAGTGGTTGAAGGTATGATTAACCTAAAAAACATGCCAGCAGAGTGCGTCTTAAAAGCTTCAATCAAAAATGGAGATATATTATTGCACTATAAAGCTCAACCTCATAATATGATGCTCAAATTGAATCCTGAGAATGGTCGCTCTATCATTAAAAATAAAAACATTCAAAATGGCAAAAATGGGGACGGACGTCATAAAATCGAATTGTATACTACAAATGGTGACATTAAAGTTGAATAG
- a CDS encoding HAAS signaling domain-containing protein — protein MDKITYLNELEHRLKKLPSYRIDEVMTKYEQYFYEEGENGKTDKEIVKMLDSPKKVAKQSYAAYAVKNAEKKPDFVHIARALVATIGMSIITLFIIMIPLFFVSLFVLAGAFISIGMILAPAIVLISTMWVGVQYFSLSNFIFSMSFLGLGIVFIVIITKIVLVIRYAIIRYLTWNINFIKKGTVKE, from the coding sequence TTGGATAAAATAACATATTTAAATGAGTTAGAACATCGCCTTAAGAAGTTGCCAAGTTATCGTATTGACGAAGTGATGACTAAATATGAACAGTATTTTTATGAAGAAGGCGAAAACGGTAAAACAGATAAAGAAATTGTTAAAATGCTTGATAGTCCTAAGAAGGTCGCTAAACAAAGTTATGCAGCATATGCGGTTAAAAATGCAGAAAAAAAGCCTGATTTCGTGCATATTGCAAGAGCTTTAGTAGCAACAATTGGTATGAGCATCATTACGTTGTTCATTATTATGATTCCATTATTTTTTGTCAGCTTGTTTGTGTTAGCAGGTGCATTTATATCGATAGGTATGATTTTAGCACCAGCTATTGTATTGATATCAACGATGTGGGTTGGCGTACAATACTTTTCTTTAAGTAACTTTATTTTTAGTATGTCTTTTTTAGGTTTGGGTATTGTTTTCATTGTTATTATTACTAAAATAGTACTTGTCATTCGATATGCTATCATACGTTATTTAACATGGAATATTAATTTTATTAAAAAAGGAACAGTGAAAGAATGA
- a CDS encoding thioredoxin family protein, whose protein sequence is MVNLKTYYEQSKPLSQYIDDMTSNQAGIKEIDQRFVAPQNEPQLEKIKQKNYKYVLVISEDWCGDAMMNIPVLKHIAEQCDLEVRVFYRDEDTNLIDQYLTNGKSRSIPIFVFLNDQFEQKAVWGPRAKEVQNFVDDIRSKHLPDKKDPLFDDKQKEVHQMIRNRYLTDSQFWLYVYHSILNRLTS, encoded by the coding sequence ATGGTAAATTTAAAAACATATTATGAGCAATCTAAACCATTATCTCAATATATTGACGATATGACATCCAATCAAGCAGGCATTAAAGAAATTGATCAACGGTTTGTCGCTCCTCAAAATGAACCTCAACTCGAAAAAATCAAACAAAAAAATTATAAATATGTACTTGTGATTAGTGAAGACTGGTGCGGGGATGCCATGATGAACATTCCTGTTTTAAAGCATATTGCAGAACAATGTGATTTAGAGGTACGTGTATTTTACAGAGATGAGGATACAAATCTTATTGATCAATATTTAACGAATGGCAAATCTCGTTCCATTCCTATTTTCGTATTTTTGAATGATCAATTTGAGCAAAAAGCGGTTTGGGGTCCTCGCGCAAAAGAAGTCCAGAATTTTGTAGACGATATTCGCTCTAAACATCTTCCTGATAAGAAGGATCCGCTATTTGATGATAAGCAGAAAGAAGTGCATCAAATGATTCGCAATCGTTATTTAACTGATTCACAATTTTGGCTTTATGTTTATCATTCTATCCTTAATCGCCTCACATCTTAG